ACTGCAATATGCTGTAAAGGGATATTAAGTCCGCGTCCGTCTGCTTTTACAACACTTTCCTTTATCGTCCAGTACTTAAAAAACAATTGTGTGTCATTACCGGAATTTTTGATAAGCGCCCACTCCGCTGCTGTCATCACCGATTCAAAGTAGGTCAGGTTAACTGGCCTTAGCATCTCTACATCCACTCCTACCCTTTGCCCACTGCTGATAGCACATAACACATAATAACCCGAATGTGAAATATTAAAATCAATATGAGCGTTCAGAAATGGCCTCCCATAACTATTATACCGTAAATCGTCCAGCACACTACGCTCAAAACCCAACTGCTGCAGGCCTTCCATCAATAAAATTTTACCGAATAAGTTTGTTTGCCGGTCTTCCCATCTTACAAATTTTAAGTTCCTTTCCTTCAGGGATGGAGGTAAAAAATCCAGGTATTTCCGGTAAATATCATCCGCCAATTGCATCTCCACTTTTGCCGCCAAAACATGAATCATATTATAAATATTCCGTTACCTGAATGAAAAAACCGTTCGCTGATCATTGCGCATTCTAAAGGCCACAAACATATCCTTCTGCTTAAAATGAAGGTAAATATTACTATTTAACACTTCCTCAAAAGCCATTCCCGGAGCCTTTCCATACGAATGCCCCGGGAAAACAAGTACTTCCTTTCCAATTCTATTATTTAACAACTGTAAACTATCAAACATATCATACGGGTTTGCTCCATTGCCCCAACATAAGCCACAACCCTCTATAAACAGGGTATCTCCGGAAAAAAGGTTATTACTGATGAGATAACAGGTACTCCCCTTGGTATGACCAGGTGTTAGCAGCACCTTAACAGTTATCCCTCCGATAACTAACGTCTGATCCTGGTTAAACCCTATCAAATTATCACATTTATAACCATAATAGTCTATTTCCGCCACCGACATCCAAACATTACAATGATATTTTGCGACAAAATAATCTACTAAATTAGTATGGTCCTTATGGGAATGCGTAAGGAGGATACCTGTCAGCTTAACATTCATGGATACCAGCACTTCTTCAATCTTATCTTCCTCCCATGCAGGATCTACCATAATAGCACACTTACTGTTGGCATCTACTACCAGGTAGGTGTAATTGATAAAATTCTGCTTTCTTACCTTAATTGAAAAAACACTTATTTCACTAGCTATCGCATCTTTAAAAATCATGTATCCTTTTTTAGTCCTTCATTTCTAATGATTCTATTGTGATAAAAGATTTTTAAATCTTTCATTTAACAATACTGCTGTTTCCTGCATTATTTTTTCTCCTATCTTGTCTACATTTCTTTTACGCCAGCTTTCCAGTTCAGTACCTTTTACCCATTTATTAAAGGCCCCCAATGCTGGTCCGCAATGTACCTGGAAATCAACTTTATGTTCCGCAATACCTTTCAAGGCAAGATTAGTTGAATATCCGAAATACCAGCGAAAAATAAAAGCCATTTTCTGTTTGGGATTTTTTTCTGCACGTGCAATATCTTCCGCGCTATAATATTTTTTCACATCTTCATAAACGTCCGCAATACTCCGCTTAAAATATCGCTGTTCCAGCTGGTTTTTTGTTTTTTCATCAATTTCCTCAATGGCGTTATAATTACGGTAAAGGTCATACAGTTTGTTGGCCCTGGCCGGGAAAAACACGCCTTTTTTCAACACCTGTACTTTAGCGCCCATTTCAAACATATCGCCTGCCGGTGCGTAATCAGTGTCCTGTACATCAATGTCCTGCAACAGGTCTTTCACTACGTCGCTGGCGCCCGATTCAACAGTACATTGATTAATAGACCCTGTAAGGATAAAGTCCGCCCCCAATATAAACGCCGCTGCCGCCGCTCCGGGAGTACCAATCCCTCCGGCTGCACCTACCCTTACTTTCTTCCGGTAGTTATACCGCTTCATATATTCATCACGTTGGGCAATTATAGCAGGTATCAGTGCAGATGCCACCCCCATGTCGGTATGTCCGCCGGAATCAGCTTCCACACATATATCATCGGCCATCGGTATCTTTTGAGACAACGCCGCCTCTTCCTTGGTAATAGCGTTTTCTTCCAGCAGTTTTTGTACTATTCTTTCCGGAGCAGGACTCAAAAAGCAGGCAGCCACTTCCGGCCGCGATACTTTTGCCATCACCCTGTTATTGGTCTCTATCTGGCCCTGCGGGTTTTGATGCAGTCCTTTAAGCCTGAACCTCACCAGTGCAGGTGTAATTTCCATATACGCCGCCGCCTCAACATTTCTTACCTTATACTTCAGCAAAAGATTCACCGTTTCCTGTTCACGGGACCCGTTCAGCAAATTAAACCCGTAGGACTGCTGCGGACCCAATTCCCGTTGAATATACAGGATCGCATTTTCTATATCCGGTACCTTCAATCCACCAGTACCAAAATACCCCATCATACCGGCTCTCGCCATTTTGACCACCATTTCCTTAGATGCAATACCATGTACCATACCACCGGAAACATATGCATACTTCAGGTTATAATCCTTTTTGTACGCTTCACTGCCCAGCTTTTCTGCCGTTATTAAAACTGCCGGAGGATTGGGTAAAATACCAGGTTCGATATTTACAGTTACTTTTTCCGCCGGAGGGTTGTTTGTTGCTTTTATCACCTGCTGATGGTCCGCTGCTGGCACTTTTTGCTGGTAAGGCGTCTCTTCGGCAACAATTAACGGTTCCGCTTCATTTTTTATTTTCGCTACCATTGCCTTCAATACATTGCCCGGCCCTACTTCCACAAAATTGTTTACACCTTTACCCATTAAGTAACGAACAGATTCCGTCCATTTTACAGAATGCGTAATCTGATCTGACAATAACTGTGCGATCTGGCTGTGTATATAAGGGCGAGCCAAAACATTTGAAATAACCGGTATTTTCATCTCCGAGAATACAAAACGATTGACAAATCCACTGAACTCTTTCCCTGCTTCTGCCATTAAGCGGGAATGAAAAGCACCACTTACATTCAGCAATGCATATAAACTACAACCCGCCTTCTCAAAAATGCTCCGTGCGTTTTCCACATCTCTTTTAGGACCTGAGATAACAATTTGTTTCGGGGAATTTAAATTGGCAATATCTATGGAACGAAGCCCTTCGCTAACCAGCACATCTCTCACCATATCTTCCGTCATTCCCAGCACAGCCGCCATACCACCATCGCGGGCGCCGGCCATCAGATCTCCGCGTTTTTGCACCAGCTGTAATCCTGTTTCAAAATCAACAACGCCTGCAGCAAATAAAGCACAGTATTCACCCAGGCTATGTCCCGCTAAAAAATCAGGCTGCTGGTTTTCTGTCTGCTGTATCTTCAGAAAACTCAGACAATTCACCGCATAAAGCGCCGGTTGCGTATACTGTGTCTTACCCAGTTTATTTTCTGGGTCATTAATACATAAATCTTTCAAGGAATAACCCAAAATATTGCTCGCCTTGTCAGTCAGCTCCCTGAACTCGTCGAACAAAGGCTCTCCCATTCCTTTTTTCTGTGAACCCTGACCAGGAAATACATACGCCAGTTTATCATGGCCATTAGCTTTTGTAGTGAGCATATTAATGTCTTTTTTAAAATTTAGTTTACTTAAATTCTCCATCTCCTTACCAAAAGGACTCATCACCAGGTACACAGATCCCTGCCGGGCCGTCAGCGGATGACGGCGCGTAAAATTCGCAAGCGTGCCGGAAGGCCCCACATCCACAAGATTATAGGTATGATTTGTTTCATAAAGGGTATCCAAAGCAGCATTAAAAAGAATAGGTTTTCTTACAACATCCCAATAATAACTGCCACCTGGAGGTTCCGTTATTATCTTTCCTGTTAAGGATGAAATATATGACAGGGAAGGTTTTTTAAAATTATCCTTCTCTACATATAAATGAAAAGCCCCTGCTGCGGCATCAATATTTGCAGCATGAAACCCATGCGAAACCGGCAGCGCCTGAAAGGAGATCTCCTGCTGCGTAAAATATTTACGCACCGCTTCGCAGCTTTTCTTATTTCCAGCCAGAACAAAATGATTGTCGCTATTGATAGCAGCCAGACTTACCGTTGGGAATATAGCAGCAAGCTTATCATATAACAACGGAGTATCCATTACAGCCAACATCTCCCCTTCCTCACAAAACCGTTGAATACACAAAGCCTGCTGGACCACCAATTCGAGCGCTCTTTCTTTAGTGACCATGCCAGCAAGGGTTGCCGCTGCAAATTCTCCCAAACTCGTACCTATCACGTAATCAGGTTTCACACCCCGGTCTGTCAGCATCATCGCCAGTGCATATTCTACCATAAAAATGGCCGGATGTGTATACACCGTATCAGAAAAATCCTGCCATTTCCCTTTTGTGGTATCGAAAAGAACCGGTATAACAGACGATCCCGTAATACCCTTGTACAACCCGTCCATACTATCTAACCAATACCTGAAGGCAGGCTCTTTTGTATAAAGTTCGCTTCCCATGTGATAATACTGACCTCCCTGCCCGGAAAACATGAATACATTTTTTTCACTCATACATTCACATGTTTGCCATTAATATGTTCAGATATATTATCGTCTGTATTTTTGATACCATGTATAGCAATCGTCCTGGACTTAAAATCACTCAAAAACGATGATACAAGACCACTAAGAGAATATAGATTGCGGCTGAACTCAAAAATGGTTTCATACACCTTTTGTTCAGACAGCATCATCATATGATTGGATGCATCCACATCCATGATATGCAGATTAGGCATTTGTTTTTCCCATTCTTCCCAGTAATTTTTGTGATCTAGTGTAAACTCTGTTGCCCTGATCTTATAAAATGGCTCGAGATTGCCATAAAACAAGCCGCTTTTATTGCGGAAGTAATAACATACAACACCAGCAGGATCCGGCAATTCAGGCACCACATATTTATCAATTTCATATGCCTGTTGTACTTTTACGTTTTGAGCTATCAATGTTTTTAACTGATCTTCTGTCCTGGTCAGTCCCCGCTTTTCCGCGATGGCAATAAGCGCTTTCAGAAACGATTCATCATCAAGTTCTGTATCTACCTCATCTCTATGGATAAGCACCGATGTAAACTTCTCCGGCTCCTGCGTTATTTTGGTTAACAATGATAAATTTACTGCCTGCAAAATAGAGGTCTGCTTATCTACTTTTCCTCTTTTGAGATCGGTCCTGTAAATAGCATCCAGCATCGTCACTGAATTTACCTTTTGCCCCAGTTCCTGCAGTTGCCGGGTAATTTCATAGGCGAGGATACCGCCCATAGAATATCCGCCCAGATCGTACGGGCCTTGAGGTTGTACCGACTGTATGATCTGAATATAATAAGTAGCCATGGCTTCCAGCCCATGCAACGGAGAACGTTTAGTCATCCATCCCCGCGCCTGGATACCGAAAAAGGGCCTTTCAGACGTTTCTGCAATTGCTTTGTAAGACTGTACCCCACCCAGCGCGGCATGCAACCAGAATACCGGCCTTCCCTTAAATTTATTATTCAGGTGGAAAAGTTCAGGGAACTGCGGCCAATCAGTTTTGACAGTCGGTTCATCTGCCAGGTTTTCTTCTGCCATTTGTGGCGCAACACCATTTACTTTTGGCATCACTTGAATAATATCTTCCGTATTGACGCAGTTTTGTAATGTCTCCAGGTCTAATAACGGATGTACAGCAGACTTCAGTTGCTGGAACAGCTCCATCAGCTGAATGGAATCAAAACCATATTGGTCCAATGGTTTTTTGATATTCAATTCTGTTGCCGATAACCCAAGCATATTTGCAATGATATTGGCCACGGTTTTGCCAACAGACTCCTGCGGTCCTGATTCCCGGACCGGCGTAACCGGCGCAGTTACAGCGGGTGCAGGCAACGATACCTTTTTACTGGTCTTATTAAAAGCAACCCAGCATCGGCGCTTTTCAAATGGATAAGCAGGTAACCCGATAAATTGGGCCTTTCTTCCGGCATAAAGCGTGTCCCATGCTATTTTGCCCTGTTGTTGCGTCCAGTAAACAGCCAGTTTTTCCAGGTTGCCTTCTTTCAACAATAACTGGCAAAACAATTCTCCCGTTTTCCCGGAAAAAAGCCGGGTTATTTCGGCTGACTTATCTTCTACATTACCGGTATAAACAGGAGTTGCACTCTTGCTATCCTCTCCGGAGGATTGAAGATAATCCTCCATGACTGTCAATAATTCCTCCATAGAATTTACCACCACAGCCATCCTGCATTCCATTGCTTCTCTCCCTACCTGTAAGGTGTAGGCCAGATCATACATACTGATATTATCTGCCACTTTCAGGTAATTCAGCATGTCAGAGATGATGGCCCGCAGCCTGTCCGGAGTCCGGGCCGAGAATACCATCAAATGTGGAGCGCCCGTTATATGGGTCTCCTGGATAGATTCCTTTTCCGGCGTATATTCTTCGAGTATGACATGAGCATTGGACCCACCAGCGCCGAAAGAGCTAACAGTCGCACGTCTCGGGTATTCCCTTTCAGTGCCGTTTATCCGGACAACCGGTCGTTTCCAGTCTTCCAATTTTTCCTGCAGATAAAAGGGGCTATTCGAAAAATTTATCAAACTGTTCAACGGGGCCGTCATAATAGCGGGAACCAGCTGTTTGTGTTGCAGCTGCAACAACACTTTAGTAAACTGCGAAATACCGGAAGCCGCTTCAGCATGCCCAATATTTGATTTAACAGTACCAATCGGACAAAATCCATTATCCGCCGTAAACTGGCGGAAAGCTTTCCCCAATGCTGTCATCTCGATAGAGTCGCCAATGGGTGCACCATTTGCCGCTGCCTCTACCCAGCTGATTGTGCGGGGATCAATACCTGCTTTACTAAAATTATCTGCAATCAGTTTAGCCTGCGCATTGGGATTAGGAACAGAAAAACCATTTGATTTACCACCATGATTTATCATCGTTGATTTGATCACCCCCAGAATTGTATCACCATCCTGAACAGCATCCTGCAAGGGTTTCAACAAAACAGCACCTACAGCCTCCGCAGGCAGGTATCCATCTCCTTCTGAAAAACTCCTGCTGCTATTGCTGCTGCCAATTAACTGCAACTGACTTAAACCCAGGTATTTTTTAGGATGAATAGAGAGATTTACACCTCCCGCTACCGCCAGGTTACATTCGCCTTTCAGCAAATTATCACACGCCATATGTATGGCAATCAGGGAAGATGAACAAGCTGTGTCAATTGCAACACTGGGGCCCTGTAAATCAAAATAATAAGAAACCCTGTTAGCAATGGAATTGTAGGAGCTCAGCGACAAAGCAGCATCGTTAATATTATCCCCGTCAAATGAATGGTATTGTTTGTACATGGCACCCACATACACGCCCACCTTCGACTGGAACTGCTGTTGTATCCGGCTTCGTGAATAACCGGCGCTTTCAAATAAAGTCCAGACGTTTTGCATAAACAGTCTTTCCTGTGGGTCCATCATTTCGGCTTCCCGTGGAGAAATGTTAAAAAACAACGGATCAAACTGATCTACTCCATCTATGAATCCGCCCCATTTGCTATACGTTTTTCCCGGCTGGTTTCTTTTGGGATCGTAATATTCACTGTGGTCCCATCTCTCTTTCGGCACCTCGGTAATACAATCTTTCCCTGCTTTCAGGTTATCCCAGAAGGCATTGATATCCGCCGCCTGTGGATACTGACCAGTCACCGCAATTACAGCGATGTCCTGATGGTCGGCTTTCACTACTTTTCTTTCCGCGACAACGGCCTCCTTAAAACGATTACCTACAGCCACTACCTGCTTTGCAGCATGCATGACCGGTTGTACAGGTATAACAGCTGCAACAACTGGTACATTAACGCCCATTAATGTTTGTATTTTTTCAGGATGATGCGTTGCAAAATATTCCGCCACCGTACCTATTGTCTGGTATTCAAAAAGTAAAGTTTTAGAAAGAGAGCCAAACACTTTTTCCAGTTCACCGGTAAGTTGTATCGTCATCACTGAGTCAATACCGAACTTTTCAAATGTTGCATCTGCGTCAATCCTGTGTACCGGTAATTTGAGAAGGGTCGACAACAGATTTGTGACGTAACTTTCCATATATTCTTTCGTTCCACCCTGCTGAGCGGCAATCGTTACCACCGGCGGCACGGTTGTTACAGCAGGTTCCTTTTGCTGTTGCTGCCAACCAGCTCTCATTTTTGCCAGGTCCCCTTCCATGACCAGCACCTGCTGTTTATCACTATTCACAATATCATAAAACGCCCGCAATCCGCTGGCCGTTGTCATCGCGTGCATACCGATACTCTCCGCCATCATTTTTGCCGTCTGGGTATCTACCTGCATTCCTCCCGATTCCCACAGCGGCCAGTTACAGGAAATCGTTTTCCCATTGGCCTGCCCTGCTGCCACCAGCGTATTCCGGTAGCCAGCATAACTATCCATAAAAGCATTGGCCATCGCATAATCTCCCTGCCCTACATTGCCCAGCGCCCCCGCTACCGATGAAAACAGTATAAAAAAGTCAAGGGGCTGGTTCCGGCTGTATTCATCCAGCAGCACCGTACCTGTTACTTTCGGAGAAAGTACCATTTCTACTTCTGCCCGGGTTTTCCTCGTCAGGAAATTATCCCGGATAACACCCGCGCTGTGGATGATACCATTTAATCCGCCATAATTTTTTGTGATTGTACCCAACATTTCAGACACCGCTTCCCCGTTGCTGATGTCTACCTGGTAATAGGTCACATTAGCTCCGTTAACGCATAATTCCGCCACCTGCTGACGCCTGGTCTCATCCAGCGCTGAGCGCCCGGCAAGTACCACCTGCGCGTTTTTAGCATAGGCCACTATTTCACGCGCAAACACCTGGCCCAGGCCACCAGCACCTCCAGTTATTAGATATACGCCGCCAGGCTTCCAGGGCTTGTTATCATTGGCTGTCACGGCTAATTCCTCCCAACGTAATACCTCACGGGTAGTGCCGTTATAGCGTACAATGCGTTCCGCCGAACCTGCATTTTCTGCTACTTTACCAGCTATTAACGCCGCATCTGCAACTGATGGCAACTCTATCAGCTGCCACATTATACGGGGATTTTCCTGTTGTGCTGTTTTAAGCAGCCCTGATAGTGCGCCCCATAATTGCCGGGTACTTCCCAAGGTGACAACCAGTTGCACCAGCTGAGTATCGGTACCCTTGTTCTGCAACAACTGCCGGACCGTTTCAAATATCTCCAGCGCAAATGCAGTAAACTGCTTCCCGATACTGGTTTCTCCTGATTGCAGATGCTGACAACGGACATTCCCCAACAGCACCGACACTTGTCTGGCCACCGCATCTTCATTGTCTACCAATATGACCAGCCGTTTGGCGACGGTTGGCACTACAGATGCCAACGCCTGTTGACGCCATTGCGGCTCCATCATCAATACACCTGTGCCTGTATTACCCAATGCACGTGTAGAAAAACCATTCAGCTTAACACATACCGATCCGGTTTCATCACATAAGGTAATATCCAGTTTCCCCATACGGGAAGAGCCCTGACCGTTATCACTGTAACGAACAAACGCCCACATAGACGACACGCAGCTTTTATAAACTTCCAGCTGGTCCAGTGCAAAGGGTAACATGGCACCCATCCCTGCCGGGGATTCGCCGCCCGCACCTAACGCCATCCCTATCGCAGCCTGAAAGCCCGCATCCATCATCCCGGGATGAAGCACAAAACCAGCATCTCCAACAGGCAATTCTAATCGCGCCAACACGGTATCACTACCTTTGTACAAATCCTGTATTCCCTGATGGCCGGGACCATACGCAAGCCCTATCTCACGGAACATTTCATAACATGCGGCAGATGAAAGTATTTTCGTACATCCCGCACTTATTGAAGGCAGGTCTATTGTTGCAGGAGACATGGTCTGCCGCCATACCGCTGTTCCCTGGCTATGTACCATCCGGGTACCCTCAGCGGCTTCACTATATATCTCAAAAGCGATTTCCCCGTCATCTCCCGGCAACAGGCTTACATGCAGTAAACTATCGCTATTAAATGCATAAGGCTGTATCCATACTACATTTTTCAGACAGCAGCTGCTGCCGGCTTCCACTGCTGCGCCCATCGCCTCCGTTACCGCCACCCGGGCCATTTCCAGGTAAGCCACCCCAGGCAGGATACGTACTCCATGTACCTGGTGGTCTTTTAAGAAAAATTCTGTTCCGGTATAACGGGAAGTAAAACGTTGCTCAAAAAAAGTAGAGGTATTGGTATGTAATAACGGGTGTAATACTACTCCTCCCAACAAAGTATGCACCGGCGCAACCTCAAGGGGGCTTTGTTCCGGTATCCAGTAACGCTCCCGTGCAAAGGGATATGTAGGAAGACTCACCTTTTTCACCGTTCCGGATGGATATAAAAGATGCCAGTCCAGATGATATCCTTTCGTCCAAAGCTCCAGTAACTTGCCGTACTTCCCTTTCCGGATCCAGCTGACTACACCCTGGTGAAAATCTTCATCAGTCAACAACCATAAACTCTCTTTATCTTTCTTCAACTGGCCCGTATAGAGATCTTCTATATCTTCTTCCCCGGCTATATATCGTTGTAATTTATCCGTGGCTTCTTCACGGGTGTGCACCAACATACCCATACGCTCTTCCATATCCTCACGGCCTGTTTGCAGCGTATAGGCGATATCCTGCAGCGACTCCCCTGCAGGAGAGGTGAAGTAATGTAATAACCGCTCCGCATAGGCTTTTAAACGTTCTCCCGTACGGGCTGACAAGACCAGCATATATGGGCCAGCTGTGGATGCCGGTGAAGATGACGTAACCCGGTATTCCTCTATCACCAGATGTGCATTCGAGCCTCCGGCGCCAAATGAAGAGATTCCTGCACGCAGCGGACATTCCTCCATACGGCCGTTCTTCTCCAATAATGGCCGCTCCCACGGGGATAGCTCCTGCTGCACCACAAAAGGACTATTGGCAAAATCGATGTTAACGTTCAATACAGCCGAATGTAAAGACGGTACCAGTTGCCGGTGTTTTAGCTGGAGCAGGATTTTTGTCAGCCCCGCTATGCCAGCAGCACTCTCACAATGCCCAATATTGGATTTTGCTGAGCCAATAGCACAAAATTGTTTATCTGACGTAAACTCCCGGAATGCTTTATTTAATCCGGCTATCTCTATCGGATCACCCAGGAAGGTGCCCGTACCATGAGCTTCTATATAGCTGATACTGCGGGGATCAACACCTGACTTTTTGAATGCATGGCTGATCACGCCAGATTGTGCTCCCGGATTGGGCACAGAATAACCATTGGTTTTACCGCCATGATTAACAGCACTGCTTTTGATAACACCGTAGATATGATCTCCGTCGGCAATAGCTTTAGACAATGGTTTTAACAACACCGCTCCTACGCCCTCACCTGGCACATAACCATCTCCTCCTTCCCCAAAACTTTCGCAACGGCCAATACTGGAAACAAATCTTCCCTGACCCAGCATCAGGTATTTATTGGGGTGAACTGAAACATTCACACCGCCTGCTACCGCCGCCTCACAATCTCCCCTGATAATACTCTGGCAAGCCAGGTGAATGGCTGTCAGTGAAGAGGAACACATGGTATCAACAGCCAGGCTGGGGCCATGAAAATTACAGTAGTAAGATACCCGGTTAGCAACCGAGGATGGATTACCAGGGATGGCCAGCGGCCTGCCCTGAATTGTTTCCTGTGCCCCGTATAACTGGTACTCTTCATACATCACGCCCACAAAAACGCCGACATTGCCTTCCAGGCCATTGTTCCGGTTCGCCGCCAGCGTTTCACGGGTATAGCCTGCATCCTCCAGCGTGGCCATCACACACTCCAGGAAAATACGTTCCTGAGGGTCCATTATTTCTGCTTCACGGGGGGAAATATTGAAAAATAAAGGATCAAACTGATCTACCCCCTCTATAAAACCACCCCATTTGCTATACGTTTTTCCAGGTTTATTTTTATCCGCATCATAATATAGACTGTGGTCCCATCTGTCTTTGGGTATCTCCGTAATACAATCCTTTCCTGTTTTCAGGTTGTTCCAGAAGGCTGCTATATCGACTGCCTGGGGATATCTGCCTGCCAGTCCCACGATAGC
This Chitinophaga sancti DNA region includes the following protein-coding sequences:
- a CDS encoding 4'-phosphopantetheinyl transferase family protein, whose amino-acid sequence is MIHVLAAKVEMQLADDIYRKYLDFLPPSLKERNLKFVRWEDRQTNLFGKILLMEGLQQLGFERSVLDDLRYNSYGRPFLNAHIDFNISHSGYYVLCAISSGQRVGVDVEMLRPVNLTYFESVMTAAEWALIKNSGNDTQLFFKYWTIKESVVKADGRGLNIPLQHIAVHNNEVCYDGVTWYLSELDLGPGYCGHVVTDRPADNITFHLKSYA
- a CDS encoding MBL fold metallo-hydrolase translates to MIFKDAIASEISVFSIKVRKQNFINYTYLVVDANSKCAIMVDPAWEEDKIEEVLVSMNVKLTGILLTHSHKDHTNLVDYFVAKYHCNVWMSVAEIDYYGYKCDNLIGFNQDQTLVIGGITVKVLLTPGHTKGSTCYLISNNLFSGDTLFIEGCGLCWGNGANPYDMFDSLQLLNNRIGKEVLVFPGHSYGKAPGMAFEEVLNSNIYLHFKQKDMFVAFRMRNDQRTVFSFR
- the fabD gene encoding ACP S-malonyltransferase, with the protein product MSEKNVFMFSGQGGQYYHMGSELYTKEPAFRYWLDSMDGLYKGITGSSVIPVLFDTTKGKWQDFSDTVYTHPAIFMVEYALAMMLTDRGVKPDYVIGTSLGEFAAATLAGMVTKERALELVVQQALCIQRFCEEGEMLAVMDTPLLYDKLAAIFPTVSLAAINSDNHFVLAGNKKSCEAVRKYFTQQEISFQALPVSHGFHAANIDAAAGAFHLYVEKDNFKKPSLSYISSLTGKIITEPPGGSYYWDVVRKPILFNAALDTLYETNHTYNLVDVGPSGTLANFTRRHPLTARQGSVYLVMSPFGKEMENLSKLNFKKDINMLTTKANGHDKLAYVFPGQGSQKKGMGEPLFDEFRELTDKASNILGYSLKDLCINDPENKLGKTQYTQPALYAVNCLSFLKIQQTENQQPDFLAGHSLGEYCALFAAGVVDFETGLQLVQKRGDLMAGARDGGMAAVLGMTEDMVRDVLVSEGLRSIDIANLNSPKQIVISGPKRDVENARSIFEKAGCSLYALLNVSGAFHSRLMAEAGKEFSGFVNRFVFSEMKIPVISNVLARPYIHSQIAQLLSDQITHSVKWTESVRYLMGKGVNNFVEVGPGNVLKAMVAKIKNEAEPLIVAEETPYQQKVPAADHQQVIKATNNPPAEKVTVNIEPGILPNPPAVLITAEKLGSEAYKKDYNLKYAYVSGGMVHGIASKEMVVKMARAGMMGYFGTGGLKVPDIENAILYIQRELGPQQSYGFNLLNGSREQETVNLLLKYKVRNVEAAAYMEITPALVRFRLKGLHQNPQGQIETNNRVMAKVSRPEVAACFLSPAPERIVQKLLEENAITKEEAALSQKIPMADDICVEADSGGHTDMGVASALIPAIIAQRDEYMKRYNYRKKVRVGAAGGIGTPGAAAAAFILGADFILTGSINQCTVESGASDVVKDLLQDIDVQDTDYAPAGDMFEMGAKVQVLKKGVFFPARANKLYDLYRNYNAIEEIDEKTKNQLEQRYFKRSIADVYEDVKKYYSAEDIARAEKNPKQKMAFIFRWYFGYSTNLALKGIAEHKVDFQVHCGPALGAFNKWVKGTELESWRKRNVDKIGEKIMQETAVLLNERFKNLLSQ